Within bacterium, the genomic segment CTGAGAAGAAATAAGACTAAGTTTGAGACATCATTTGTTGTTCCTATTCTTCCCATTGGATGCCTAGATATTATCTCTGAATATTTTACAGAGTCGTTAATTAAAGGTTCGGTCATTGGCGTTCGCACATAGCTTGGTGAGACACAATTGACTCTAATCTTATGTTCTGCCAATTCAATACTTAAAGATTTTGTCAATGCGATGATTCCAGATTTTGAAATGGAGTAAACTGAAACGTTTGGAGTGCCAAAGGAAGCCAATATGGAACTTAGTAACACAATGCTTTTGCCTTTGCCAGTTTTAATCAAAGGTAGTAGTGATTTTATCAGAAAGAAACTACTTTTCAAATTGGTGTTGATGGTTTCCTCCCAAATTTTCTCTGTTGTTTTCTCGAAAGACGCCGGGTAAAACACCCCCGCACTGAATACTAGAAAATCAAGTTTGTTGAATGAATGATGAATTTCATCGGATATCCGAACGCAGTTGCTGTATTGACTAATGTCAGCAGCAATATAATCGCAATTTCTGAATTGATGAGCGACCTTAATAAGTTTTTGCTCATCTTTAGAGACAATTATTAGTTTACCTCCTAGCGCGGAAATATCTTGAGCAACTTGGAATCCAATTCCAGAAGTACCGCCGAATATCACCGATACCGTATTAGAGAAATCTAAGTTCATTTGAAGGTCACTGATTTTTGAATAATAATTCACATACCATAACAGTTGAAGCAAAGACCTAACGATCGTGTTCAGCCGCTCGCGTAGCGAAGCGGAGCGAGTCGGCTGCAACACGTTGTTGAACTAAGGCGCTCACGCGCCAGATTTATTTCTCCTGCCGGAAAATCTTGCCTCCTTTGAGCAGCGTT encodes:
- a CDS encoding SDR family oxidoreductase; translation: MNLDFSNTVSVIFGGTSGIGFQVAQDISALGGKLIIVSKDEQKLIKVAHQFRNCDYIAADISQYSNCVRISDEIHHSFNKLDFLVFSAGVFYPASFEKTTEKIWEETINTNLKSSFFLIKSLLPLIKTGKGKSIVLLSSILASFGTPNVSVYSISKSGIIALTKSLSIELAEHKIRVNCVSPSYVRTPMTEPLINDSVKYSEIISRHPMGRIGTTNDVSNLVLFLLSDSSNWMTGQNLVIDGGRSTRI